In Lolium rigidum isolate FL_2022 chromosome 7, APGP_CSIRO_Lrig_0.1, whole genome shotgun sequence, the DNA window atcaaagaattagggaaaatctccaactttataatcatccAATAACTTTGTCAAGTCATCACAAATCTTTAGATACAcagttatatattgtacagggataatggtaattggggctagttcatctgacggatcaggtactagtgtcgcttaaggtcttaccatctgtcgagtcccagtcatgttttatcgggtacctaacgcgtccgttaggatttttcttcgtatcttttgatacggaaaaaagtagcaaaccgacgtcagagacggtgccacgccgctcagaacggatctggggtcttaccttcgcaaagttttgcggcattcagagattattcgcgacttaggcgctctgagaatatattgtcgagtgctctttcggctgctggaatagcacattttattgagtcaacggatgacttatcttgccttcccgatgggtgtatatgaagagttatttgtataactcgaaatatgctcactataCTCttcataatttcatcgggcacgcgaacagcgttcccgatgggagtagcccccgaggctacagccaaggacttgtacttggttgtaggctcaacactttaacgccTTATGTCACTATATTGTGGGAGGGGAGTTTTGGCTCCCGGGTTTACATGGACCCGATATCTAGACCAACAATTCCAGCGCAGAGATTGCGAACGTGGGGAGGAAAAGTGGTTCTACGTTCGGCAGCAATTCCAGAATACGCGTGCGTGCGCGTACGTAGCAGTGATGGGTCCCGCATGGTTAATGATTCTTCGACGGAGAGAAAACGGTGGTCCCTAACGGGGGGACGGTTGGGGCGACTAATGGACCCGCGGTACAAGTCAATGGCGGCGGCCTAAACTACATAATTGCATTTTAGCCTTCACCGGCGATACTGCAGATCTCGGACTACCCTAAACAGGAACACTATTAGGTACACATGACTAGTCTGTGATAATTTCGACCAGCATACACTACATACTACACTTGGTGCTTAGCAGAGATGGCATACTGCGCCCTAATGGAACGGCTGCGTGCTTCACTTGTAGCTTGACATCTGATCTGGGCGAGGATCAGCGCCAACACAATCAGCATCCCGACTGTGTTTGTCAGGGACACGAAAAGATTCAGTCGAGCGACTTCCTGGTTGTTGATGGCCGGAGCAGCTTGCCCACCCGGCCGCAGCAGTCAGTCCCCCGTTCGCCCCGAGCAGTCCAGCGTATCCCTCCCTCCACCCGAAGAAAACGCAAAGGCCGCTCTGCGTGCATGAACATCAGAGTTAGATAGAACTTGTTGAGGGAACTCAAAGATGCTTGCCAAATGAGAGTATTTTGGGGAATCGAATGAACTTACACTGAAGAGAGGGCACTTGTAGTACCTAACACCGGGTCTGGTGCCCTTGAACGCGTCCTTGGTGAGAACTGTGTTGCCACAAGTATGGCACAGGATGagagggagcggcgtgttgtcctGCGTCGCA includes these proteins:
- the LOC124678786 gene encoding uncharacterized protein LOC124678786; this encodes MASSSSSQPATQDNTPLPLILCHTCGNTVLTKDAFKGTRPGVRYYKCPLFSSGLCVFFGWREGYAGLLGANGGLTAAAGWASCSGHQQPGSRSTESFRVPDKHSRDADCVGADPRPDQMSSYK